Part of the Microbulbifer salipaludis genome is shown below.
CGTTCCCCACTGGGCCTGAATCGGCAACCGATGCCCTTAACCGGTACAAATTTCGGGTCGGTGGCGGTATTCTGGCCCGCAGGTTGCAAGGAATTGGCCGACAGATGGTTATTCCGCAGACGCAGAGTTAGCTGCGGGTTAGTCAGCCTGAAATCCCAGGGAGCGAAGACCATGTTTTACAGAACGACCGTATTTTCCAGCCTTTCCTATAGCGCCCTGTGCGCGCTGCTCGCGAGCATGCCACTGGTTGCGGATGCCAACAGTGACGATAGCTGGCTGGGCGTTGGCAGTGAGGACCCGCTTATCCGCCTGGCGGTAGCGCCGGTAGAGATTGAGATTGAGGCCCCCACGCCCTTGACCGGCAACAACCTGGAATTGCTACTGGCCCTGTCCGGCGGTGGCGGTCTCGGCGAAATTCGCGAGAAGGCCGCGCGCGAATTCAGCCTGTATCTGGATCAGCAGGTTCAGCGGCGGTTTGGCGATTTCTTTGAAGACGAGCGAGTACACCTGGTGGACAACCGGGCGCCGCTTACGCTGCACACCAACTTTGATATCGCCATTCGTCAGCAAATCGTCGATATCCGTAGCACCCGGGATTACGATCTGGAAAAGGGCACCATGACCGCTTACGGTAAGTTCCGCTACCGTGTACAGGGCGCCGCGGCGTTACGCGAAGGAGAGGTGGACATCGCCGACTTTAAATTGCGCGCCCGTTACTCCACCCGCGCACCGAAAGACGGCGGCGTGGTGGAAGATACAACCCGTCAAGCCACCGAGCGCCTGCTGGAGGAGATTGCCGAGGAAGTACTGGACCGCATCGAGGATGAGCTGGAGGCGGATGCCCTGCTGGCACTGGCCCGCAGGTAACGCGCGCGTCCGGGTCGTGGCCAGCCGATCACTCGGGTAACTTAGTACCGGTTAACCGAGCACTGGCAGGCCGCGATACATCTTGCGCGGCAGTGCCGGCGTGCCACGACCATCGTGCAACGCCAGCTCGTCGCCATAAATCATTTCATAAATATCTTTCTTGCTCTTTTCCTGCAGGACCTTCTGGCCCCGGTACAGGCGCTCGGGCGGTTCGTTGCCGGTGAGGAAAGCGCTGCCTTTCAGCGCCTCCAGCTGTCTGATCAGACCAAGAGTCTGTGCATCCTTGCTGCGGTGCTTCAATTCCGCCAGCTGCGCTTCAAAATCAAAATCGGAAAAACGCAGGTTAATGCCGAACTCTGCCTGAATACGTTTGCGCAGCTTGCGCAGGGTATTGAGCGCCTGGGAGGTCATTAGCCATTGGTGGTCGGTCATAGTGTTGCTGCCTCGTCCTATTCATCATTTTTAATTCTTCCTGTTAAACAGAGAGCAAAGAGCGGGCCAACTTGTCAGAAGTGCTGTGACCTTGTTCACGAAGCCTGCGGGCCTCGGCGCAGTATTGTTCGGCGAGAATGGCGCACCAGTTGCCCGTACGACACGTTTCGCCGGGGTGCCGGTGACCGGTGATCTGTTAAGCTGTGGCACAGGTCCGGCACTGGCCGGCCAAGAAAGAAAAGAGGATCGGATATGTCTGCAGAGGCCATCAAATGTAAGGCGGCGGTTGCCTGGAAAGCGGGCGCGCCGCTGTCGATTGAAGAGGTCGAGGTAGCGCCGCCAAAGGCGGGGGAAGTGCGCATCAAACTTATGGCGACGGGGGTCTGTCATACGGACGCGTTTACCCTGTCCGGTGACGACCCAGAAGGCGTGTTCCCGGCCATTCTTGGCCATGAAGGCGGCGGTGTCGTGGAGTCTGTGGGGGAGGGGGTCACCAGTGTGGCAGTTGGGGATCATGTGATCCCGCTGTATACCCCCGAGTGCGGCGAGTGCAAATTCTGCACTTCCGGAAAAACCAACCTGTGCCAGAAAATTCGTGCCACCCAGGGGCAGGGCCTGATGCCCGATGGCACCACGCGTTTTTCCATCAATGGCGAGCCGATCTATCACTACATGGGGACTTCCACCTTTTCTGAGTACACCGTGCTGCCGGAAATCTCTGTGGCCAAGGTGAACAAGAGTGCGCCGCTGGAAGAAATTTGCCTGCTGGGCTGTGGTGTCACCACCGGCATGGGTGCCGTGGCCAATACCGCCAAGGTGGAAGAAGGCGCGACGGTTGCGGTGTTTGGCCTCGGCGGTATTGGTCTTGCCACCATTATCGGCGCACGCCTGGCAAAGGCTGCGCGGATCATTGCCATCGATATCAACGAAGGCAAATTTGAACTGGCGAAAAAACTGGGCGCCACCGACTGTATCAACCCGAAGAATTACACAAAGCCCATCCAGGAAGTGATCGTGGAAATGACGGATGGCGGTGTGGATTACTCCTTCGAATGCATCGGCAATGTGAACGTCATGCGCTCGGCGCTGGAGTGTTGCCACAAGGGCTGGGGTGAATCGGTGATTATTGGTGTGGCCGGCGCAGGCCAGGAAATCTCCACGCGCCCGTTTCAGCTGGTCACCGGGCGGGTATGGCGCGGCACCGCGTTTGGCGGCGTGAAGGGCCGCTCGCAGCTGCCGGAGTATGTGGAGCGCTATCTCGCCGGGGAATTCCAGCTGGACGACTTCATTACGCACACCATGCCGCTGGAAAACATCAATGAAGCCTTCGACCTGATGCACGAGGGTAAAAGCATTCGCAGCGTGATTCACTACCAGTAAGGGGCGTCGATGATGCTAGAGCTTGTCAGTAAAACCCAGAGTTTTGATGGAAGTCAGTGCCAGTACCGCCATCGTTCCGATGTGCTGGATTGCGAGATGCGCTTTTCCGTATTCCTGCCATCACAGGCGGAAGGGGAGCAGCGTTTCCCGGTGCTCTACTGGTTGTCTGGCCTCACCTGTACCGACGAAAACTTCTCCCAGAAGGCGGGCGCCCAGCGCATGGCCGCGGAGCTGGGTATTGTGCTGGTGATTCCCGATACCAGCCCCCGCGGTGAGGAGGTGGCCGATGACGAAGGTTATGACCTGGGGCAGGGTGCAGGGTTTTATGTGAATGCCACCCAGGCACCGTGGAAACCTCATTACCAGATGTACGATTACCTGGTGGAGGAATTGCCGGCGCTGGTGGAAGCAAATTTTCCGGTGAGCGATCGCCGTGCCATCAGCGGCCATTCCATGGGCGGGCATGGTGCGCTGACCATTGCCCTCAAAAACCCCGGCCGCTACACCTCGGTTTCTGCGTTCAGCCCGATCTGTAACCCCATGGCTTGCCCGTGGGGAGAAAAGGCGTTGGCATCGTATCTGGGGGAAGATAAAACCCTGTGGGAGGAGTATGACGCGACGGTATTACTCAGTCGCGCCAGCGAGCGCTTGCCGATGTTGATTTCCCAGGGGGAGGAGGATGCGTTTCTCGAAGAACAGTTGAAGCCCAACGCCCTGCAGGCGGCTGCCCGCGCAGCGGGCTACCCGCTGAAGCTGGAGTTTCATGCGGGCTACGACCACAGCTACTACTTCATTGCCACTTTTATCGAGCAGCACCTGCGCTTTCATGCGGACTATCTGTTGCACGTCGACTGATCGCCGGCGCTGACCGTGATGGTGGTTGCGCTACTGGCCGACCGCTGAGGCTCAATAGCCCCAGGGGGTCGGCGGTGTGGCCACCGGCTTGGTGAGATCAAAGCGCACACGGAATTCCCGTCCGTTGGGGCGGGTCAGCTCGTAGATGAAATACTGCTGGGGGTGAATTTCCATCGCCCAGGTATTGTTCAGCGAGGCATTCAGCCCCTCGTGCTTGAAGGTGTCGATGGACGCCTGATCCACAGGAAACGCCTGGCGGTTTTCGGTGCCCGGCTCTGCGGTATCCCCGCCGTACATGGTCACCGCATCTTCACTGCCATCTTCGTGGCGGTGGTCGTGCTTCAGGCGCAATCCGTCGGCGGTGCGGGTCAGAATCCAGGTGCGGGAGTGGTCCTCACCCACGTGAAACGGAATGCGAATTTCCTCGGTGGGCTTGTCACAGCCGCGCACGTGCATCACCAGGGTCTTGCCCTCGAAAGCATCGGGCTCATCCGTTTTCGGCTCGTTCGCGGTGATCTCGCCGGCGAACGCCTGGCCACAGTAGGCCGCGATGTTCTTCAGGAATTGGTCGGCGGGCTGCTGTGGGGCTTGCGTGGTGTCGCAGCCACCCAGTGCCAGGGCACCGAGAAAAACGAGATAACACTTTCCGGGCCGAATATTCATGGATACTGTCCGCCGATTGTGGATTTTTTGTGAATTGGGTGGTGTGCGGGCAGCTTCAGGAGGCTGACGTGGCCAGCTGCTGAAGTTGAGCCTCAAACACACTCACCTCTTGGGCCCCGCTGATGGCGTGCTCATGATTGAACATAAACAGGGGCACCCCGCGGATGCCCTGCAACATAAGTTGCTCTTCCCGCGCCAGGGTTTGCCGGGTGATCGCGGTATCGTGCAGTGCCTGTGACGCCGCTTCCCGGTCAAGGCCAACCGCTTCCACCGCTTCCAGCAGCACGCTCTCGTGATTCAGGTTTTTGCCGTGGGTAAAGTAATCCTCGAACAGGCGCAGCTGCAGGTCCGTCTGCTGGCCAGTGGGCTCGGCCCAGTGCAGTAGCCGGTGCGCCTGGTTGGTATTGTAGATGCGCATATCATCCGAGAAGTTGAACGCGAACCCCAGCTCCCGCCCGATTTCCTCAAGCCGCGCGCGATTCTCCGCGCTTTCCTGGTCCGAGATGTTGTATTTGCCGGTAATGTGCTCGCGCAGGTTTTCACCGGCTTCCGGCATTTGTGGGTTCAGCTCGAAGGGGTGCCAGACGATATTGGGATCAAACTGGCCGGCAAAACGATCCAGCGCCTGCTGCAGGCGTTTGAAGCCGATAACGCACCAGGGGCAGACGACATCGGAGACGATATCGATTCTAAGGTAGTGCTTTGTCATAGCGACCTGCCCTCGCTTCGCGCTGCGTTATTGAACACCCCACATAATGACCGACCATTCTTGGCGTGTAAATACTTGCAGGCGTGTGAGATCGGTCACTGCTCTGTACGGCGTAGTCGCCTCCCGACGTGGATGAATGCTCACATGCGTGACTTGATGGTTGCGGTGTGTCTCAAGCAGTGTAAGCGAAACTGCGCGGTTTGCCGGGGGTGGCGCGGGTTCCCAAGGGATTCTGTGCGCCGGTAGCCAGATTAATCCGAGGCGTCTTGCTCTGGCGGGGAATACCGCTCGAATAACTGCACCGACGGTAGAGGGGCCGCGTAAAATGGCGTTGCGCGCTACAAATTCCGCTGGATTTATGTCATTTTCGGGGCACACGTAGTTCAGTAGTCAAAGTTTTATGAAACGTTTTGCCCTGTCTCTTTTCGTTGCCGGTTTTGCAGGATTTTGCTCTGCCGAGCAGCTCACCATCGATCGAATCTTCTCCGACCCGGCGTTGAGCGGCACCAGCCCTCGCGCGCTGCAGTATTCCCCGGATGGCAGTCGAGTCACTTTTCTCAAAGGACGCGAGGAAGATTACAACCGCTATGACCTGTGGGAATACCGCCTGAGTGACGGCGAAACCCGCATGCTGGTGGATTCCGACAAGCTTCACCGCGGTGAGGAACAGCTTTCCGATGAAGAGAAGGCCCGCCGCGAGCGCCAGCGTATTTTCGGCAGCGGTATCATGGAGTACAGCTGGTCGAAAGATGGCAAGTCCCTGCTGTTTCCCCTGGCGGGCGATGTGTTCTATTACGCGCTGGAGGATGGCCAGTCCAAACGCCTGACGGAAACCGAAGCGTTTGAAACCGATGTGCGGGTGTCCCCGAAAGGAAACTTTGTTTCCTTTATCCGCGACCAGAATATTTTTGTGGTGGACCTGGACAGCGGCAAGGAGCGCCAGCTTACTGTCGATGGCAAGGGGCCAATCAAAAACGGCATGGCGGAATTCGTGGCCCAGGAAGAAATGGACCGCATGACAGGCTACTGGTGGTCGCCAGACGAGCAGCGCATCGCCTATCTGCAGGTGGATGAAAGCCCGGTGGACGAGGTCACCCGCAGCGAGATCTATGCGGACCGTATCGAAATGATCAAGCAGCGCTACCCCGCCGCCGGTCGGCCCAATGTGAAAATCAAGTTGGGAGTACTGGAACTCGCCAGTGGCAAGACCCAGTGGCTCGACCTGGGCAACAACGAAGACATCTACATTCCCCGGGTGCAATGGGCGCGGGACAACCTGCTGTCCTATCAATGGCAGAACCGCAGTCAGAACCGGTTGGAACTGCGGTTTGTGGATATCCCCAGTGGCAACACCCGCAATGCACTGGTGGAAACCAGTGATACCTGGGTGAACCTGTTCCACGATCTGCGCTTCCTGAAAAATAGCGACCGCTTTCTCTGGGCGTCGGAAAAAGACGGTTTCAAACATCTCTACCTGTACGACTTCCGCGGCAAGCAACTGGCGCAGTTGACCGCTGGCGACTGGGCGATTGACGAGCTGGAAGCGCTGGATGAAGACAATGGCAAGGTGTATTTCTCCGGGCGCAAAGACACGCCGCTGGAGCGTCACCTGTATGTGACAGACCTGAACGGCAGCGGCAAGATTGAGAAAATCTCCAGCCGCGCGGGTATGCACAGCATCGAATTCGCTGGCGATGCCTCCGGTTATATCGATACCTACTCCAATCCGACGACGCCGGCGCAGGTCAGCCTGCATGGCATTGATGGCAAGCGCGTCACCTGGCTGCAGGAAAACAAGGTGGAAGAGGGCCATCCGCTGTATCCGTACATGAGTGACTGGATCGAGCCGGAGTTTGGCCAGATTGAAGTAAAAGGCGGCAAGGCA
Proteins encoded:
- a CDS encoding S-(hydroxymethyl)glutathione dehydrogenase/class III alcohol dehydrogenase; this translates as MSAEAIKCKAAVAWKAGAPLSIEEVEVAPPKAGEVRIKLMATGVCHTDAFTLSGDDPEGVFPAILGHEGGGVVESVGEGVTSVAVGDHVIPLYTPECGECKFCTSGKTNLCQKIRATQGQGLMPDGTTRFSINGEPIYHYMGTSTFSEYTVLPEISVAKVNKSAPLEEICLLGCGVTTGMGAVANTAKVEEGATVAVFGLGGIGLATIIGARLAKAARIIAIDINEGKFELAKKLGATDCINPKNYTKPIQEVIVEMTDGGVDYSFECIGNVNVMRSALECCHKGWGESVIIGVAGAGQEISTRPFQLVTGRVWRGTAFGGVKGRSQLPEYVERYLAGEFQLDDFITHTMPLENINEAFDLMHEGKSIRSVIHYQ
- the fghA gene encoding S-formylglutathione hydrolase, producing the protein MMLELVSKTQSFDGSQCQYRHRSDVLDCEMRFSVFLPSQAEGEQRFPVLYWLSGLTCTDENFSQKAGAQRMAAELGIVLVIPDTSPRGEEVADDEGYDLGQGAGFYVNATQAPWKPHYQMYDYLVEELPALVEANFPVSDRRAISGHSMGGHGALTIALKNPGRYTSVSAFSPICNPMACPWGEKALASYLGEDKTLWEEYDATVLLSRASERLPMLISQGEEDAFLEEQLKPNALQAAARAAGYPLKLEFHAGYDHSYYFIATFIEQHLRFHADYLLHVD
- a CDS encoding DsbA family oxidoreductase; this translates as MTKHYLRIDIVSDVVCPWCVIGFKRLQQALDRFAGQFDPNIVWHPFELNPQMPEAGENLREHITGKYNISDQESAENRARLEEIGRELGFAFNFSDDMRIYNTNQAHRLLHWAEPTGQQTDLQLRLFEDYFTHGKNLNHESVLLEAVEAVGLDREAASQALHDTAITRQTLAREEQLMLQGIRGVPLFMFNHEHAISGAQEVSVFEAQLQQLATSAS
- a CDS encoding S9 family peptidase translates to MKRFALSLFVAGFAGFCSAEQLTIDRIFSDPALSGTSPRALQYSPDGSRVTFLKGREEDYNRYDLWEYRLSDGETRMLVDSDKLHRGEEQLSDEEKARRERQRIFGSGIMEYSWSKDGKSLLFPLAGDVFYYALEDGQSKRLTETEAFETDVRVSPKGNFVSFIRDQNIFVVDLDSGKERQLTVDGKGPIKNGMAEFVAQEEMDRMTGYWWSPDEQRIAYLQVDESPVDEVTRSEIYADRIEMIKQRYPAAGRPNVKIKLGVLELASGKTQWLDLGNNEDIYIPRVQWARDNLLSYQWQNRSQNRLELRFVDIPSGNTRNALVETSDTWVNLFHDLRFLKNSDRFLWASEKDGFKHLYLYDFRGKQLAQLTAGDWAIDELEALDEDNGKVYFSGRKDTPLERHLYVTDLNGSGKIEKISSRAGMHSIEFAGDASGYIDTYSNPTTPAQVSLHGIDGKRVTWLQENKVEEGHPLYPYMSDWIEPEFGQIEVKGGKAPEGHTLYYRMYKPAGFDPKQTYPTMVFLYGGPHAQLVTNSWDRPFNQFMAQQGYVVFTLDNRGSANRGKKFEDPIFKKMGSVEVDDQVTGVKFLRTLPFIDPERIGVYGHSYGGYMALMAMFKAGDYFKAGISGAPVTDWGLYDTHYTERYMGNPNQVPEAYEAASVFPYAKDLKGPLLIYHGMADDNVLFTNTTKLIKQLQDNGQQFELMTYPGKKHSLRGKETRKHWYQMMKDFFDRTLKASD